In one window of Tenacibaculum mesophilum DNA:
- a CDS encoding phospholipase D family protein has translation MSKFLTGKQLEDKLTDIIWNAKRYIIIVSPFIKLDDYVKNILEKVKTHHDIKFYLLFGKNENSRNRSISEEDFQYFTEFKNITILYNKDLHAKHYCNENEGLITSLNLYDYSMINNVEYGVHFTDSLISTDKLFRETEAFTDELLYEKSDVIYLKKPQYSKGLLGLGKKYQDSKIIYDISEDFFTNNENYEKKVLDSFDLEVESIVEKKFSIKPTREVKNAKIPKENVNSNENLKETIEVDKELQFSKTTNDEEEEVGYCIRTGKEIPFNPEKPFSLSAYRMWDRYGNYDYPENYCHKTGKESHGKTSMGNPILKGIYK, from the coding sequence ATGAGTAAATTTTTAACAGGAAAACAATTAGAAGATAAACTAACAGATATAATCTGGAACGCAAAAAGGTACATAATCATAGTATCGCCATTTATCAAATTAGATGATTATGTAAAAAACATACTAGAAAAAGTAAAAACGCATCACGATATAAAGTTTTACTTATTATTTGGTAAAAATGAGAATAGTCGCAATCGTAGTATAAGCGAAGAAGACTTTCAATACTTTACTGAATTTAAAAATATAACCATTCTTTATAATAAAGACTTACACGCAAAACATTATTGCAATGAAAATGAGGGATTAATAACCTCTTTAAATTTATATGATTATTCTATGATAAATAACGTAGAGTATGGAGTGCATTTTACAGATAGTCTTATAAGTACAGATAAACTTTTTCGAGAAACAGAAGCATTTACAGATGAATTGTTGTATGAAAAGTCAGATGTTATTTATCTAAAAAAACCGCAATATTCTAAGGGGCTTTTAGGTTTAGGTAAAAAGTATCAAGATTCTAAAATCATATATGATATTTCAGAAGATTTCTTTACAAACAACGAAAATTATGAAAAAAAAGTTCTTGATAGCTTTGATTTAGAGGTTGAATCTATTGTAGAAAAGAAATTTAGCATTAAACCTACTAGAGAGGTTAAAAATGCAAAAATTCCAAAAGAAAATGTAAACTCTAATGAGAATTTAAAAGAAACAATTGAAGTTGATAAAGAGTTACAATTTTCAAAAACAACAAATGATGAAGAAGAAGAAGTAGGCTATTGTATCAGAACAGGAAAAGAAATTCCTTTTAATCCTGAGAAACCATTTTCATTAAGTGCATATCGTATGTGGGATAGATATGGAAACTACGATTACCCAGAAAACTATTGCCATAAAACAGGTAAAGAATCACACGGAAAAACAAGTATGGGAAACCCAATATTAAAAGGGATTTATAAATAA
- the tssD gene encoding type VI secretion system tube protein TssD: protein MNIKAKLFVCGEERELISTSLNYIRLTDWNGKPTSALMGGTFTVTFKPEMYDDTFIEWIIADRKDNKKIRHPFNLYLLRDGKVVFYEDDFDGVELFQYNFQDGVLINYHEVFDNQKGMQVTLTISPAMQDYRFFNNSTDWRRKSRTRYIKPWQESFIRPIEDTPHKAQEDTTPRVVKVNWINKSNEVVNSSHYEENLGLEIGLNNPNGGKVKISIAKKDNTNFDNNTKEIVLEEHVTGNKVTITDFKIKKEWEDFKNVEIDELVATATYFNSTKESTQLKIEPKPKILVNFRPNDNWKGEFGFDWIRINDTSLFRDTKFEDIISKQYKDSTHTILEKNPNQYKGHFKKDPNQFKKLKEKNYGSVKVPWKKVTDASGKQVDYTHYTEWMSLKKGKEAKVKIHIDVTEKGDYLLFEDNEHFTIIPKKVDIKNKGGKKKLSDIVTIKCDKEFTASQEIIIKAYKENQQEGVVAGKINVWANDASKHKQKKVVFVQLKTKISRTASVQKSNVLPEKNRINKYLEQAYIQLHPDSVVVTLDLTSDSDFSRFIKNNKIQKVSTPVAAIPATATTPAKPAIPRESIVSYLKRN, encoded by the coding sequence ATGAACATAAAAGCGAAGCTCTTTGTATGTGGAGAGGAGCGAGAATTAATCTCTACCAGTTTAAATTACATTCGACTTACTGACTGGAACGGCAAACCTACATCAGCCCTAATGGGAGGTACTTTTACCGTTACTTTTAAACCAGAAATGTACGATGACACCTTTATTGAATGGATTATAGCCGATAGAAAAGACAATAAAAAAATACGTCACCCTTTTAATCTTTACCTATTAAGGGATGGGAAAGTAGTTTTTTATGAAGATGATTTTGATGGTGTAGAGCTATTCCAATACAACTTTCAAGATGGTGTGCTTATAAACTACCATGAGGTTTTTGATAATCAAAAAGGTATGCAGGTTACCTTAACTATATCGCCTGCAATGCAAGACTATCGTTTTTTTAACAATAGTACTGACTGGAGAAGAAAAAGTAGAACTCGTTATATAAAACCATGGCAAGAGAGTTTTATACGACCTATAGAAGATACTCCTCATAAGGCACAAGAAGACACAACACCTCGTGTTGTAAAAGTAAACTGGATTAATAAGAGTAATGAAGTAGTAAATAGTAGTCATTACGAAGAAAACTTAGGTCTTGAAATAGGTTTGAATAATCCTAATGGAGGAAAGGTAAAAATTAGTATTGCAAAAAAAGATAATACCAATTTTGATAATAATACTAAAGAAATAGTATTAGAAGAACATGTTACTGGTAATAAAGTAACTATAACCGACTTTAAAATAAAGAAAGAGTGGGAAGATTTTAAAAATGTAGAGATAGATGAACTGGTTGCTACTGCAACCTATTTTAATAGTACTAAAGAAAGTACACAATTAAAGATAGAACCAAAACCTAAAATATTAGTAAACTTTAGACCAAATGATAATTGGAAAGGAGAGTTTGGGTTTGATTGGATTAGAATAAATGATACCAGTTTGTTTAGAGATACTAAATTTGAAGATATTATATCTAAACAATATAAGGATAGTACACACACTATTTTAGAGAAAAACCCAAACCAATACAAGGGACACTTTAAAAAAGACCCCAATCAGTTTAAAAAATTAAAAGAGAAAAATTACGGTTCTGTCAAAGTACCATGGAAGAAGGTTACAGATGCTAGTGGTAAGCAAGTTGACTATACGCACTATACAGAATGGATGAGTTTAAAAAAAGGTAAAGAAGCTAAGGTTAAAATTCATATAGATGTTACCGAAAAAGGAGATTATTTACTATTTGAAGACAATGAACATTTTACCATTATTCCTAAAAAAGTAGATATTAAAAACAAGGGAGGAAAGAAAAAGCTAAGTGATATTGTTACCATAAAATGCGATAAAGAGTTTACAGCCAGCCAAGAAATAATTATAAAAGCGTATAAAGAAAACCAGCAAGAAGGTGTTGTGGCAGGTAAAATTAATGTATGGGCAAACGATGCGTCTAAGCACAAACAGAAAAAAGTAGTATTTGTACAATTAAAAACAAAAATATCAAGAACAGCCAGTGTTCAAAAATCAAATGTTTTACCAGAAAAAAATAGAATTAATAAATATTTAGAACAAGCCTATATACAATTGCACCCAGATTCTGTGGTTGTTACTTTAGATTTAACAAGTGATTCTGATTTTTCAAGGTTTATTAAAAATAATAAAATTCAAAAAGTAAGTACTCCTGTGGCTGCAATACCTGCAACTGCTACCACTCCTGCAAAACCTGCGATTCCTAGAGAAAGTATTGTTAGTTATTTAAAAAGAAACTAA